One part of the Indicator indicator isolate 239-I01 chromosome 5, UM_Iind_1.1, whole genome shotgun sequence genome encodes these proteins:
- the CALCRL gene encoding calcitonin gene-related peptide type 1 receptor yields the protein MTKQWITFLLFLSVALFFSTAIPSEGHQNMTEDFAQLSVTRNKIMTAQYECYQKIMQDPIHRKEGPYCNRTWDGWLCWSDVAAGTVSVQRCPDYFQDFNPSEKVTKICDPSGNWFRHPESNRTWTNYTQCNIYTHEKVKTALNLYYLAIIGHGLSIASLLISLGIFFYFKSLSCQRITLHKNLFFSFVCNSVVTIISLTAVANNQELVATNPVSCKVSQFIYLYLMGCNYFWMLCEGIYLHTLIVVAVFAEKQHLMWYYLLGWGFPLIPACIHAVARSLYYNDNCWISSDTHLLYIIHGPICAALLVNLFFLLNIVRVLITKLKDTHKAESNLYMKAVRATLILVPLLGIEFVLFPWRPEGRIAEEVYDYVMHILMHYQGLLVATIFCFFNGEVQAVLRRHWNQYKIQFEHSFSHSDAIRTASYTVSTISDVQGYSYNHDCTSEHLNGKGYPDMESVVLKTEKLYG from the exons ATGACAAAGCAGTGGATCACATTTTTGCTGTTCTTATCGGTTGCTTTG TTCTTCTCCACAGCTATTCCATCAGAAGGGCATCAGAATATGACAGAGGACTTCGCTCAGCTGAGTGTTACACGGAATAAAATCATGACAGCACAGTATGAATGCTACCAGAAAATTATGCAAGATCCTATTCACAGGAAAGAAG GGCCTTATTGCAACAGGACGTGGGATGGCTGGTTGTGCTGGAGTGATGTTGCTGCCGGAACTGTGTCAGTACAGCGCTGTCCTGACTACTTCCAGGATTTCAACCCATCAG AAAAAGTTACAAAGATTTGTGATCCCAGTGGAAATTGGTTTAGACACCCAGAAAGCAACAGGACGTGGACGAACTATACCCAGTGTAATATCTACACACATGAAAAAGTGAAG ACTGCTCTGAATTTGTATTACCTGGCCATCATTGGGCATGGCCTTTCAATTGCTTCACTTCTGATTTCTCTTGGCATATTCTTTTATTTCAA gAGCTTGAGTTGCCAAAGGATTACCCTgcataaaaatctatttttctcttttgtttgcaACTCTGTTGTAACAATAATTTCACTGACTGCCGTTGCCAACAATCAGGAGTTAGTTGCAACTAATCCA gTTAGTTGCAAAGTGTCACAATTCATCTACCTGTACCTGATGGGCTGCAACTACTTTTGGATGCTGTGTGAAGGCATTTACCTGCACACTCTCATCGTGGTGGCTGTTTTTGCTGAGAAGCAACACTTGATGTGGTATTACCTTCTTGGCTGGG GTTTTCCACTGATCCCTGCCTGCATACATGCTGTTGCCAGAAGTTTATATTATAACGACAA TTGTTGGATCAGCTCTGATACTCATCTGCTCTACATCATCCACGGCCCTATTTGTGCTGCTCTGTTG GTGAATCTTTTCTTCCTGCTAAATATCGTTCGTGTGCTCATAACCAAGCTGAAAGACACCCATAAGGCAGAATCCAACCTGTACATGAAAGCAGTGAGAGCTACCCTGATTCTCGTGCCACTCCTTGGCATTGAATTTGTCCTGTTTCCATGGCGACCAGAGGGCCGGATCGCTGAGGAAGTTTATGACTATGTGATGCACATCCTCATGCACTACCAG GGTCTGCTGGTGGCTacaattttctgcttctttaaCGGAGAG GTCCAAGCTGTTCTGAGAAGACACTGGAATCAGTACAAAATCCAGTTTGAGCACAGCTTCAGCCACTCGGATGCCATCCGCACCGCTTCCTACACCGTGTCGACAATCAGCGATGTCCAAGGCTACAGCTACAACCACGACTGCACCAGCGAACATTTAAATGGGAAGGGCTACCCCGACATGGAGAGTGTTGTGCTAAAAACCGAGAAGCTGTATGGTTGA